The proteins below come from a single Camelus bactrianus isolate YW-2024 breed Bactrian camel chromosome 2, ASM4877302v1, whole genome shotgun sequence genomic window:
- the ENOPH1 gene encoding enolase-phosphatase E1 isoform X2: MSLDRKTTALKQLQGHMWRAAFKAGHVKAEFFEDVVPAVRKWREAGMKVYIYSSGSVEAQKLLFGHSTEGDILELVDGHFDTNIGHKVESESYRKIANSIGCSTNNILFLTDVTLEASAAEEADVHVAVVVRPGNAGLTDDEKTYYSLITSFSELYLPSST; the protein is encoded by the exons TACAGGGCCACATGTGGAGGGCGGCCTTCAAAGCTGGGCACGTGAAGGCAGA GTTCTTTGAAGATGTAGTTCCAGCAGTCAGGAAATGGAGAGAGGCTGGGATGAAGGTGTATATCTATTCTTCAGGGAGTGTAGAGGCACAGAAGCTATTATTTGGACATTCTACAGAGGGAGATATTCTTGAG CTTGTGGACGGTCATTTCGATACCAACATTGGACACAAAGTGGAGAGTGAGAGTTACCGAAAGATTGCCAACAGCATTGGGTGCTCAACCAACAACATCTTGTTTCTGACAGACGTCACCCTGG AGGCCAGCGCTGCTGAGGAAGCAGATGTCCACGTTGCTGTGGTGGTGAGACCGGGCAACGCGGGACTGACGGATGACGAGAAGACTTACTACAGCCTCATCACATCCTTCAGCGAACTGTACCTGCCTTCCTCGACCTAA